CAGTTATCAGTTATCAGTTATCAGTTATCAGTTATCAGTTATCAGTTATCAGTTATCAGTTATCAGTTATCAGTACCATTGCGCGTCTGTACGAGTTAAGAGTTAGCAGTTAATCAACTGTTTACTATTCACTTCTTGATTGATAACTGTTTACTGATAACTGATAACTGATTAAAATAGCCACAACATCAGTCCCACAAGTGCCCCAACACCGAGAGCAATGGTGAGCAGATAAAATTGGGATTGTCCAGAAATACTGTATTTTAAGCCTTCTCCACTAAATAGAGTTGCTAAACCAAACGCATTCACAATCCCATCAATAATATATCGATCAATCCAAGCACTTAAGGCAGAAATACGACTGACCAATAAGACAACGGTAACATTGTAAATTCGATCAATATAGAAATCGTAAGCCAGTAAATCCTGCAATTCTTTCCAAGGGAATTTAAAGGGTTTAGAACCCATTCCATATAAATAAATTGCTCCTCCAATGGCTACACCAATTAATCCCGATAAAATTAACAAAGGAACCGTTAATTGATACACAATTGTGGCAAACCCAGAAGCAGATGTTGCAACTAAGGGACTATTCCAAGTCAGTAATAATTGCCATTTTTGTAACATCAGGGGAACTAATAACGTGACAATAATCATAGCCACCATTGGTACAGCCATCGGCCAAGGAACTTCCGGGGCACGTCTGGTTTTAGGTTGAGGTTTTCCAGCAAAAACTAATCCGAAAACCCGGGTTAAATTCAACGCCGTTAAACAATTTACCAACAGCAACACTAAAATTAACCACAGGGGAACTGTCCAAAATCCATTCACCCAACGACGCATTGTCCAAAAGGTTCCCAAGGGCATTAACGCCACTAAACCTGCTGAACCGACAATAAACGCCATTGTCGTGGCGGGCATTTTTGACCATAAACCGCCCATTTCCGTTAAATCTTGGGTATTCGTGGTGAGAATAATGGAACCCGCACTCATGAAAATTAAAGATTTAGCGATCGCATGGGTGAATAATAATAACAAAGCGATATCAACTTGACTTTCTCCCACCGCAATAAAAACTAACCCTAAATACGCACTGGTGGAATGAGATAAAGCCCGTTTTATATCGATTTGGGCAATGGAAACCAGGGAAGCACCAATGGCTGTGATCGTTCCTAAAACCACTAAGGTTGTAGAGGCAATGGGAGATAACGCTAAAACCGGTTGTAGTTTAATTAATACATAAGCTCCACTGGCGACCACCACCGAATTCCGCAAAATCGAAGCCGGGTTAGGGCCCTCCATCGCTTCATCTAACCACAGGTTTAAAGGAAATTGAGCGCACTTTCCAATGGGGCCAGCAATTAAAGCTAAACCGAGTAACGTTGCTTGTAAAGGCATTAAGGTTGCCGTTTCTGCCCAGTTTTCCAAATCAGAAAAGCTCAAACTTCCCGCGAGGGTTGAAAGATAAACCACCCCCATTAATAGCAACACATCCCCCACCCGTTTTGTCAGAAACGCATCCCTAGCCGCAGTCACCACCAACGGTTGAGCGTACCAAAAGCCCACGAGAAGATAGGTCGAGAGCGTTAACAATTCGAGGAGAATATAACTGAGTAACAAAGAATCACTCAAGGCTAACCCACTAATGGCGGCTTCAAAGAATCCCATCAGGCTAAAAAACCGAGCCAGTGCCCAGTCTTTTTCCATGTATCCCAGGGCGTAACATTGAGCAATTAAACTCAGGCTGGTGACTAATTCCATTGACCCCACACTCACCGGGGAGATTTCCAGGGCAAAGGACAAGTCTAAATCAGTGGTATGTACCCAATGGATGAGGATTTGCTGAATGGGTTCATCCCAAGTGGTACGGAAAATCACCGAACCATGGATAAAGGCCAAAACCGTCATTAACAAATTAAAGTAGGCGGCGGGTCTTGGCCCAGTACGTCGCACCAGTCCCGTTGACCAAGGTAAGGTCAAGATTGCCCCAATTAAGCCATACAAAGGTATCCACCAACTGGTTTGGAGGAGAAAATCCGTCATGTTAAGTTAAATTAGAAAATTCTTATGAATTATCAATTTACTATATCAAGATTTTGCCTTTGGGTTTGTTCTCTGCCTTGAACTCTCCATTTTTATACTTTTTTATAGAGTCAAGTCAATATATGACTCTATTTAATAGAGCTATTATCTTTTTAACACGTTTTTATTTTTTAAAAAACTTAACAAAACTTAATCAAAGTTCAATATCAACAAAAATAATATTAAAAATGAGAAAATATAATGCAGATTAATATTGTCAAGGGTGTCACGATTCTCCTATTCTTAGAGAGGGAGGTTCGTTACTATTTCTGCAAATTGAAATTGTAGGTAATCTAAAGCCGTATTTGACAAAAAATTAAGGTACGGTAAGGCCTGCCGCAACCTTCTGGCTCTCATGAAAGCAGGGCTTATCTTCCATTCCCGCCTAACGGTATGGGGAGTCGCAATAGGAAAATATAACTATTGCCAAATCTAGGGATAAATAAGCCGTAAAATTTGACTTAGAGGCGAACTACAACCTAGAGTGTAGGCCTAAATCCGACGGTTCAATCTGTTGGGAAGTCACATATTGCTTAAAAATACATTGTAGTTTAGTCTGTTCATTAATTAGGAGTTAAACAATGTCAATTGCTGTTGGAATGATTGAAACCCTGGGCTTTCCTGCTGTCGTTGAAGCCGCAGACTCGATGGTGAAAGCTGCTCGTGTCACCTTAGTCGGATACGAGAAAATTGGCAGTGGCCGAGTCACCGTGATTGTGCGGGGGGATGTGTCCGAAGTTCAAGCATCCGTAGCGGCCGGAATTGAATCCGTCAAACGAGTCAATGGCGGTCAAGTGACTTCCACCCACATTATTGCCCGTCCCCATGAGAACCTAGAATATGTGTTACCAATTCGCTACACCGATGCGGTAGAGCAGTTCCGGTCTTACTAAGGCTAAGGACTCACAAATACCCCTTTGAATTGACAAACGTACAAGTTCTTAAAAGCAATTCCTGAACCGTGGCGCTGGCGCAGCACCAAAAGTCAATTTTAAGTTTTATCGGAATTTTGCTGTTGTACGACGGCATTCCGCGTTATTTCCGAACCGTTTTGATTGATTTTAGGAGTCAAATTTAATGGCGATTGCAGTTGGCATGATCGAAACTTTAGGCTTTCCTGCTATTGTTGAAGCCTCGGACTCAATGGTAAAAGCTGCCCGTGTTACCTTAGTGGGTTACGAAAAAATTGGCAGTGGCCGTGTTACCGTGATTGTGCGGGGCGATGTTTCCGAAGTCCAAGCATCCGTAGCGGCGGGAGTTGAATCTGTCAAACGAGTCAAGGGTGGAGAAGTTTTATCGACCCATATTATTGCCCGCCCTCACGAAAATTTAGAATACGTTTTACCCATCCGCTACACCGAAGCGGTGGAACAATTCCGCGAAATGATGGCTGGGCGTCCCATCAACCGTCCTTAATTTCCAGAAGATTTAAACCGTAACGTTTAGTCGGTGTATCCGACCCATTGTTACTGAAAATTTCCCTTTATTCATCCTCCAACTCTTATGCAAATTGCCAAAGTGATTGGCACAGTCGTCG
The Planktothrix tepida PCC 9214 DNA segment above includes these coding regions:
- a CDS encoding NAD(P)H-quinone oxidoreductase subunit F: MTDFLLQTSWWIPLYGLIGAILTLPWSTGLVRRTGPRPAAYFNLLMTVLAFIHGSVIFRTTWDEPIQQILIHWVHTTDLDLSFALEISPVSVGSMELVTSLSLIAQCYALGYMEKDWALARFFSLMGFFEAAISGLALSDSLLLSYILLELLTLSTYLLVGFWYAQPLVVTAARDAFLTKRVGDVLLLMGVVYLSTLAGSLSFSDLENWAETATLMPLQATLLGLALIAGPIGKCAQFPLNLWLDEAMEGPNPASILRNSVVVASGAYVLIKLQPVLALSPIASTTLVVLGTITAIGASLVSIAQIDIKRALSHSTSAYLGLVFIAVGESQVDIALLLLFTHAIAKSLIFMSAGSIILTTNTQDLTEMGGLWSKMPATTMAFIVGSAGLVALMPLGTFWTMRRWVNGFWTVPLWLILVLLLVNCLTALNLTRVFGLVFAGKPQPKTRRAPEVPWPMAVPMVAMIIVTLLVPLMLQKWQLLLTWNSPLVATSASGFATIVYQLTVPLLILSGLIGVAIGGAIYLYGMGSKPFKFPWKELQDLLAYDFYIDRIYNVTVVLLVSRISALSAWIDRYIIDGIVNAFGLATLFSGEGLKYSISGQSQFYLLTIALGVGALVGLMLWLF
- a CDS encoding carbon dioxide-concentrating mechanism protein CcmK — its product is MSIAVGMIETLGFPAVVEAADSMVKAARVTLVGYEKIGSGRVTVIVRGDVSEVQASVAAGIESVKRVNGGQVTSTHIIARPHENLEYVLPIRYTDAVEQFRSY
- a CDS encoding carbon dioxide-concentrating mechanism protein CcmK; this translates as MAIAVGMIETLGFPAIVEASDSMVKAARVTLVGYEKIGSGRVTVIVRGDVSEVQASVAAGVESVKRVKGGEVLSTHIIARPHENLEYVLPIRYTEAVEQFREMMAGRPINRP